Proteins encoded together in one Corallococcus soli window:
- a CDS encoding CheR family methyltransferase: MASKPPRDSELEAILERVRQVRNFDFRNYKRATLQRRIERRMQATRCRSRSAYLALLERDPAEVTTLVSSMLIKLTCFFRDREVWQTLEQSMGELIRQRPDKELRIWSAGCATGEEAYSLAIAAAEALGPGHPGPELKVFGTDVDEDAIATARRGIYSPEQLENVSPERLARFFVRTGNNYTVRKEIRRAVVFGVNNLVSDAPVSRIDILLCRNVFIYLDSDLQKRVLARFQFALRRNGLMVLGRSELIPFAARLFRPVDLSRRVYRKDGQVDVTATTQDRLSPEPASLPRLLEPIALEPERPFLRSLLDSQPCPIIATDNDGTVTHWNRAAARLWNRNEGDVLGKKLAALGLSGLGGDLLIEQSNRVRTGRSERESADGYLDGAGGEPLTVRTQVVALRERDGERHGLMYVSHDLTHVRGVEKALQGAQEELQSLNLRMQSSNEELRASNEELETTNEELQSANEELQTTNEELQSTNEELETTNEELQSANAELDATNRELAHRTLEMDSLGFTQRTIIRTLSAAVLVLEGDGRITTWNLAAERLLGLTEREAVGQTLWSLHVPALKRPIIQKLRRHLQENRSLRMEAVPYQLPHGGKGSATLVATPLVTDTNVLGSIVLFEDTTRTTALLEENRLLKARMKA, translated from the coding sequence ATGGCGTCCAAGCCCCCCCGCGACAGCGAGCTCGAAGCCATCCTGGAGAGGGTGAGGCAGGTCCGCAATTTCGACTTCCGCAACTACAAGCGCGCCACGCTCCAGCGCCGCATCGAGCGGCGGATGCAGGCCACGCGCTGCCGCAGCCGCTCGGCCTACCTGGCTCTGCTGGAGCGCGACCCGGCGGAGGTCACCACGCTCGTGTCGTCCATGCTCATCAAGCTGACCTGCTTCTTCCGCGACCGGGAGGTCTGGCAGACGCTGGAGCAGTCCATGGGGGAGCTCATCCGCCAGCGCCCGGACAAGGAGCTGCGCATCTGGAGCGCGGGTTGCGCCACGGGCGAGGAGGCGTACTCACTGGCCATCGCCGCCGCGGAGGCGCTGGGGCCGGGGCATCCCGGCCCGGAGCTGAAGGTGTTCGGCACGGACGTGGACGAGGACGCCATCGCCACGGCCCGGCGCGGCATCTATTCCCCGGAGCAGTTGGAGAACGTCTCCCCGGAGCGGCTGGCCCGCTTCTTCGTGCGCACCGGCAACAACTACACCGTGCGCAAGGAGATCCGCCGCGCGGTGGTGTTCGGGGTGAACAACCTGGTGTCGGACGCGCCCGTGTCGCGCATCGACATCCTCCTGTGCCGCAACGTCTTCATCTACCTGGACTCGGACCTGCAGAAGCGGGTGCTGGCGCGCTTCCAGTTCGCCCTGCGCCGCAACGGCCTGATGGTGCTGGGCCGCTCGGAGCTCATCCCCTTCGCGGCCCGGCTCTTCCGGCCCGTGGACCTGTCGCGGCGCGTGTACCGCAAGGACGGGCAGGTGGACGTGACGGCCACGACACAGGACCGGCTGTCCCCGGAGCCGGCGTCCCTGCCGCGCCTGCTGGAGCCCATCGCGCTGGAGCCCGAGCGGCCCTTCCTGCGCAGCCTGCTGGACTCGCAGCCCTGCCCCATCATCGCGACGGACAACGACGGCACGGTGACGCACTGGAACCGCGCGGCGGCGCGGCTGTGGAACCGCAACGAAGGCGACGTGCTGGGCAAGAAGCTGGCCGCGCTGGGCCTGTCCGGCCTGGGCGGGGACCTGCTCATCGAACAGAGCAACCGGGTGCGCACCGGCCGCTCGGAGCGCGAGTCCGCGGACGGATACCTGGACGGCGCGGGGGGAGAGCCCCTCACGGTGCGAACCCAGGTCGTCGCCCTGCGCGAGCGCGACGGGGAGCGCCACGGGCTCATGTACGTCTCCCATGACCTGACCCACGTGCGCGGCGTGGAGAAGGCCCTCCAGGGCGCGCAGGAGGAGCTGCAGTCGCTCAACCTGCGGATGCAGTCCTCCAACGAGGAGCTGCGTGCCTCCAACGAGGAGCTGGAGACGACCAACGAGGAGCTCCAGTCCGCCAACGAGGAGCTGCAGACGACCAACGAGGAGCTGCAGTCCACCAACGAGGAGCTGGAGACGACCAACGAGGAGCTCCAGTCCGCCAACGCGGAGCTGGACGCCACCAACCGCGAGCTGGCGCACCGCACCCTGGAGATGGATTCCCTGGGCTTCACCCAGCGCACCATCATCCGCACCCTCTCCGCGGCGGTGCTGGTGCTGGAGGGTGACGGGCGCATCACCACCTGGAACCTGGCCGCGGAGCGGCTGCTGGGCCTCACCGAACGCGAGGCCGTGGGACAGACGCTGTGGTCCCTGCACGTGCCCGCCCTCAAGCGCCCCATCATCCAGAAGCTGCGCCGGCACCTCCAGGAGAACCGCTCCCTGCGCATGGAGGCCGTGCCCTACCAGCTCCCGCACGGGGGCAAGGGCAGCGCCACGCTGGTGGCCACGCCGCTCGTCACCGACACGAACGTGCTGGGCTCCATCGTCCTCTTCGAGGACACCACGCGCACGACGGCCCTCCTGGAGGAGAACCGCCTGCTCAAGGCGAGGATGAAGGCATGA
- a CDS encoding response regulator transcription factor — MELNTLGEQIRVALLEDQLLFRESMESLLEGAGMKVVARCSDTNSFLSQVRSAAPHVALVDLRLERPGRSTVEDGLVVLKYLHDFHPHVRSLVLSGHHEAEMMERCFQAGAAGYLCKLNVGCEDVVRAVGRVARGERLLPVEMLQANGFRLEDLTSTAPALSRLTLREREVLGYVAAGADNLKIAAHLGITERTVKAHLTNIYRKLGPENRAQLAVLACELGVPRPVVA; from the coding sequence ATGGAATTGAACACGTTGGGAGAGCAGATCCGGGTCGCGCTCCTGGAGGATCAGCTGCTGTTCCGGGAGAGCATGGAGTCCCTCCTGGAGGGAGCGGGAATGAAGGTGGTGGCCCGCTGCTCCGACACGAATTCGTTCCTGTCCCAGGTGCGCAGCGCCGCGCCCCACGTCGCGCTGGTGGACCTGCGGCTGGAGCGCCCCGGTCGCTCCACCGTGGAGGACGGCCTGGTGGTGCTCAAGTACCTGCATGACTTCCATCCCCACGTGCGGTCCCTGGTGCTGTCGGGCCACCACGAGGCGGAGATGATGGAGCGCTGCTTCCAGGCGGGGGCGGCAGGCTACCTGTGCAAGCTGAACGTGGGCTGTGAAGACGTGGTGCGCGCCGTGGGCCGGGTGGCCCGGGGAGAGCGGCTGCTGCCCGTGGAGATGCTCCAGGCCAATGGCTTCCGGCTGGAGGATTTGACGTCGACGGCGCCCGCCCTCTCACGGCTCACGCTGCGGGAGCGCGAGGTGCTGGGCTACGTGGCGGCCGGCGCGGACAACCTGAAGATCGCCGCGCACCTGGGCATCACCGAGCGCACGGTGAAGGCGCACCTGACGAACATCTACCGCAAGCTGGGGCCGGAGAACCGCGCGCAGCTCGCGGTGCTGGCGTGCGAGCTGGGCGTGCCCCGCCCCGTGGTGGCGTAG
- a CDS encoding dienelactone hydrolase family protein: protein MTGPRSRTGLRAARQDHGTSESQREAPAPRGGTSAARTHLEREVMVPVDDAVLLRGRMAVPAGARGLVVLARGSDSTRESPRLALTSRLFQAMGLGTLLLDLLTSEEMEERRTRQLRFNMGLLGLRMAGAARWLQRESPIPDLRVGYFGAHTGAGAALSAAANRPELVDAVVSRGGRPDLAGAVLPRVRAPTLLLVGGADALGLDINRRAHAALQAPKHMEIIPGATHHFQEDAELERVAELAGEWFLQHLGSPRHAEEPASGP from the coding sequence ATGACAGGTCCCCGGTCACGGACGGGGTTGAGGGCAGCACGGCAGGACCACGGGACGTCGGAGTCGCAGCGGGAAGCTCCCGCGCCCCGGGGAGGAACGTCGGCGGCGCGCACGCACCTGGAGCGCGAGGTGATGGTGCCGGTGGATGACGCCGTCCTCCTCCGAGGACGGATGGCGGTGCCCGCGGGGGCCCGGGGCCTGGTGGTGCTGGCGCGAGGCAGCGACAGCACCCGTGAGAGTCCCCGGCTCGCGCTCACGTCGCGCCTGTTCCAGGCGATGGGGCTGGGCACGCTGCTGTTGGACCTGCTCACCAGCGAGGAGATGGAGGAGCGCCGCACGCGGCAGCTGCGCTTCAACATGGGCCTGCTGGGCCTGCGCATGGCGGGCGCGGCGCGGTGGCTGCAACGCGAGTCCCCCATCCCCGACCTGCGCGTGGGCTACTTCGGCGCGCACACCGGCGCGGGCGCGGCGCTGTCCGCCGCGGCCAACCGCCCGGAGCTGGTGGACGCCGTCGTGTCGCGAGGCGGCCGACCGGACCTGGCCGGCGCGGTGCTGCCCCGGGTGCGGGCCCCCACGCTGCTGCTGGTGGGCGGCGCGGACGCGCTGGGCCTGGACATCAACCGCCGGGCCCATGCCGCCCTCCAGGCCCCCAAGCACATGGAGATCATCCCGGGCGCGACCCACCACTTCCAGGAGGACGCGGAGCTGGAGCGGGTGGCCGAGCTCGCCGGGGAGTGGTTCCTCCAGCACCTGGGCTCGCCCCGGCACGCCGAAGAACCGGCGTCCGGCCCCTGA
- a CDS encoding methyltransferase → MSAAPREPTSPRALLHLLFNGARALDVVETALGLGLLDALEPGPVTLGDLATRHGFVPQRLYKFLDCLESLGLVQREQPSDALEATRYRGVAGLRAAAEAVLGPRALERDREKYDWKALHGRLPEVLRGQHAMSAASFDWPPRTPEQVEGFEASMAAGLGPILETFRTHAGALWPSGARLLDVGGGDGTLAEHLLREHPALSVDVYNLPATEALVTRTRERAGLPRERLGFVGGDFLREALPGGYDALSFVRVLHDWPAEVARQLMQAAFAALPSGGRVLICEEFRTPERLAAQFFWSYFLIGVDACSSRLREVEFYLDALTAAGFARAHVLPGPFELVVATKP, encoded by the coding sequence GTGAGCGCGGCGCCGCGCGAGCCCACGTCGCCGCGCGCCCTGCTGCACCTGCTGTTCAACGGCGCGCGCGCCCTGGACGTGGTGGAGACGGCGCTGGGGCTGGGGCTGCTGGACGCGCTGGAGCCCGGGCCGGTGACGCTGGGGGATTTGGCCACGCGGCACGGCTTCGTGCCGCAGCGGCTGTACAAGTTCCTGGACTGCCTGGAGAGCCTGGGTCTGGTGCAGCGCGAGCAGCCCTCCGACGCGCTGGAGGCCACGCGCTACCGGGGCGTCGCGGGCCTGCGCGCGGCGGCGGAGGCGGTGCTGGGGCCGCGCGCGCTGGAGCGCGACCGGGAGAAGTACGACTGGAAGGCGCTGCACGGCCGGCTGCCGGAGGTGCTGCGCGGACAGCACGCCATGTCCGCCGCCTCCTTCGACTGGCCTCCGCGCACGCCCGAACAGGTGGAGGGCTTCGAGGCCAGCATGGCCGCCGGCCTGGGCCCCATCCTGGAGACGTTCCGCACGCACGCGGGCGCGCTGTGGCCCTCCGGGGCGCGGCTGCTCGACGTGGGCGGCGGTGACGGGACGCTCGCGGAGCACCTGCTGCGCGAGCACCCGGCGCTGTCCGTGGACGTCTACAACCTGCCCGCCACCGAAGCGCTGGTGACGCGCACGCGCGAGCGCGCGGGGCTGCCGCGAGAGCGCCTGGGCTTCGTGGGCGGGGACTTCCTGCGGGAGGCGCTGCCCGGGGGCTACGACGCGCTGTCGTTCGTGCGCGTGCTGCACGACTGGCCCGCGGAGGTGGCGCGCCAGTTGATGCAGGCCGCCTTCGCCGCGCTGCCCTCCGGCGGCCGCGTGCTCATCTGCGAGGAGTTCCGCACGCCGGAGCGACTGGCGGCCCAGTTCTTCTGGTCCTACTTCCTCATCGGCGTGGACGCGTGCTCCAGCCGGCTGCGCGAGGTGGAGTTCTACCTGGACGCGCTCACCGCCGCGGGCTTCGCGCGCGCGCACGTGCTGCCCGGCCCCTTCGAGCTGGTCGTCGCCACGAAGCCCTGA
- a CDS encoding aminotransferase class V-fold PLP-dependent enzyme: protein MSGAVLPGALRAEYPLLETCTYLNSNSTGAMPRAVEGVLAHYWTTMRTWRDAVWDGWLSQMQGYADAVADLIGAQPGSVALDLNLSAHLSRLGTCLDFSGERRRVVITDLEFPTVPFIWKGFARYGAELVVVPSRDGRVDEAALEAAIDERTRLVCVSHAAFATGALLDVARVAKAAHAAGALIATDAYQTVGAVPVDVRALDVDFLMGGAHKWLGGSEAAFLYVRPELLPTLKPASTGWLAGATPLAFQAPEDWAPDARRMMGGTPAPLMVLLSRPGLELLKGVGIHAVREHSLKLTSRLMARANEAGLRVVTPREPHQRGGVVALSFPGDARVMQRLVARGFICSHRGFLRVAPHFYNTPEEVEGFMDALIEEQRREAA from the coding sequence GTGAGCGGAGCGGTGCTCCCGGGGGCCCTGCGCGCGGAGTACCCCCTCCTGGAGACCTGCACGTACCTCAACAGCAACTCCACCGGGGCGATGCCCCGGGCCGTGGAGGGCGTGCTCGCGCACTACTGGACCACGATGCGCACGTGGCGCGACGCCGTCTGGGATGGCTGGCTGTCCCAGATGCAGGGCTACGCGGACGCGGTGGCGGACCTCATCGGCGCGCAGCCAGGGTCCGTGGCGCTGGACCTGAACCTGAGCGCGCACCTGTCGCGGCTGGGCACCTGCCTGGACTTCAGCGGCGAGCGCCGCCGCGTCGTCATCACCGACCTGGAGTTCCCCACGGTGCCCTTCATCTGGAAGGGCTTCGCGCGCTACGGGGCGGAGCTGGTGGTGGTGCCCTCGCGCGACGGCCGCGTGGATGAGGCGGCGCTGGAGGCGGCCATCGACGAGCGCACGCGGCTGGTCTGCGTGTCGCACGCCGCGTTCGCCACCGGCGCCCTGCTGGACGTCGCGCGCGTGGCGAAGGCGGCGCACGCGGCCGGGGCGCTCATCGCCACGGACGCGTACCAGACGGTGGGCGCGGTGCCGGTGGACGTGCGCGCGCTGGACGTGGACTTCCTCATGGGCGGCGCGCACAAGTGGCTGGGCGGCTCCGAGGCCGCCTTCCTGTACGTGCGTCCGGAGCTGCTGCCCACGCTCAAGCCCGCGAGCACCGGGTGGCTGGCCGGCGCGACGCCGCTGGCCTTCCAGGCCCCGGAGGACTGGGCGCCGGACGCGCGGCGGATGATGGGCGGCACGCCCGCGCCGCTGATGGTGCTGCTGTCGCGCCCGGGGTTGGAGCTGCTGAAGGGCGTGGGCATCCATGCCGTGCGCGAACACTCGCTGAAGCTGACGTCGCGGCTGATGGCGCGCGCGAACGAAGCGGGCCTGCGCGTGGTGACGCCGCGCGAGCCGCACCAGCGGGGCGGCGTCGTGGCCCTGAGCTTCCCCGGTGATGCGCGCGTGATGCAGCGGCTGGTGGCGCGCGGCTTCATCTGCAGCCACCGGGGCTTCCTGCGCGTGGCGCCGCACTTCTACAATACGCCGGAGGAAGTGGAGGGCTTCATGGACGCGCTCATCGAAGAACAGCGCCGGGAGGCCGCGTGA
- a CDS encoding tryptophan 2,3-dioxygenase family protein, with translation MSTDYSHAEKLKHELTQPLFNPMLKKWVGKGELDYERYLHTQTLLGLQSAEAERVSHDELMFQVVHQSQELYLKLASREVVEVVAELDKDALWAVVARLARVQRILQCISAEMAILETMTPEAYQVIRRSLGNGSGQESPGYNTFRLAATGLESALERMLARRNVTLLQVYTAGGHEDLKHVCENLLSMDEAFQGWLFAHFQLVRRTIGVDRSVKALDGLPTQVLAGRMTLPLFRALWDVRVEMTAGWKREGGYATGEARGGSDVHAAARAGGCPMHAHAAPTAFAQEHRSQT, from the coding sequence ATGTCCACCGATTACAGCCACGCGGAAAAACTGAAGCACGAGCTGACCCAGCCGCTCTTCAACCCGATGCTGAAGAAGTGGGTGGGCAAGGGGGAGCTGGACTACGAGCGCTACCTGCACACGCAGACGCTGCTCGGGCTCCAGTCCGCGGAGGCGGAGCGCGTGTCGCACGACGAGCTGATGTTCCAGGTCGTCCACCAGTCCCAGGAGCTGTACCTGAAGCTGGCGTCGCGCGAGGTGGTGGAGGTGGTGGCGGAGCTGGACAAGGACGCGCTGTGGGCGGTGGTGGCGCGGCTGGCGCGGGTGCAGCGCATCCTCCAGTGCATCAGCGCGGAGATGGCCATCCTGGAGACGATGACGCCGGAGGCGTACCAGGTCATCCGCCGCAGCCTGGGCAACGGCAGCGGGCAGGAGTCGCCGGGCTACAACACGTTCCGGCTGGCGGCCACGGGGCTGGAGTCCGCGCTGGAGCGGATGCTGGCGCGCCGCAACGTGACGCTGCTGCAGGTCTACACGGCCGGGGGGCATGAAGACCTGAAGCATGTCTGTGAGAACCTGCTGAGCATGGACGAGGCCTTCCAGGGCTGGCTCTTCGCTCACTTCCAGCTGGTGCGCCGCACCATCGGCGTGGACCGCTCCGTGAAGGCGCTGGACGGCCTGCCCACGCAGGTGCTGGCCGGACGCATGACGCTGCCGCTGTTCCGCGCGCTGTGGGACGTGCGCGTGGAGATGACGGCGGGCTGGAAGCGTGAGGGCGGCTATGCGACGGGCGAGGCCCGCGGCGGCTCGGATGTGCACGCGGCGGCGCGGGCGGGCGGCTGCCCCATGCACGCCCACGCGGCGCCGACGGCGTTTGCCCAGGAGCACCGGAGCCAGACGTGA
- a CDS encoding response regulator, which produces MAEPKPRVLVVDDDPDLLDLVQRSLSAYGFEVQTHTSALGVSNIVRASEPDFVLIDVNFPALKGDKVVGLARQYAPPGTRFILYSASDEAKLRSLAIASGADGYISKSVQGADLAQKLNAMRLKPRPATPGRNPSPVEG; this is translated from the coding sequence ATGGCTGAACCAAAACCGCGCGTCCTGGTGGTGGACGACGACCCGGACCTGCTCGACCTCGTACAGCGCTCGCTGAGCGCGTACGGGTTCGAAGTGCAGACCCATACGTCCGCGTTGGGCGTGTCCAACATCGTGCGCGCGTCCGAGCCGGACTTCGTGCTCATCGACGTGAACTTCCCCGCCCTCAAGGGGGACAAGGTCGTGGGGCTGGCGCGCCAGTACGCCCCCCCCGGCACCCGCTTCATCCTCTACTCCGCCTCGGATGAGGCGAAGCTGCGCTCGCTGGCCATCGCCTCCGGCGCGGACGGCTACATCTCCAAGAGCGTGCAGGGCGCCGACCTGGCCCAGAAGCTCAACGCGATGCGCCTGAAGCCCCGTCCCGCCACGCCAGGCCGGAATCCCTCGCCCGTTGAGGGGTAG
- a CDS encoding response regulator yields the protein MANQPFDVALAEAPLRYTLSLLLVGSERETRAMRDALEREDILSMLTLEQACSKEALDKALERPYALVLAGSQLPGLSWEAVQATWAQRGLSLAFVVSSPTWDPDVLGAAMRLGALDYVTEDRYGHLPFIVARELRLHAERAQHQATGVELKRTNYLLSNIIDALPFVLFVKEAESRRLVVANKTFADAFKVTKDWLLGKLDHDYFPLDQADSFVAIDTEILETRKMKTFEEVARADGEDRIFATRKIPLLDEHGIARFVMGVTDDITERKQNEAMLRASKEELEAANKQLAASLEEIKKTRAVSARSLASYQQRALQMEIIRQQNEDLDRLAQELSVAKRNEEERAREAEGAVRLKSEFLANFSHEIRTPLNGIIGYCDLLMREEGNRLTPHGRRDLNVVKTNAKTLLALINDILDLSKIEAGRVEVVTEPVDVQELADECMATVKEYLKGKDVALTVHVDPEAHEVRTDALKLRQIMLNLLSNAAKFTDTGEVALTVVPAGSGEMLMTVEDTGVGIPADQLPFIFEKFRQVDGSTTRKVGGTGLGLAIVRELTRVLGGTVDVTSTLGRGSTFTVRLPDVLARTVTANSPHATERLVPVHDVAMKLAPIARPGSTVLVVDDDPLIQQLVTGQLEPAGFKVVTADDGIAALKLARELKPQAIILDIHLPRMDGWSVLSQLKSEPGLAAIPVILVSVEEQRARGFSLGACEYLVKPVEPERLVEVVQKSLASAGATSATGDVLVVDDDAATRELVSRNLRRAGFSTNEARNGEDALLKARVSPPSLVVLDLMMPNLDGFEVLRRLRAEKLSVPVVVLTGKTLTPDEETLLRDGFAGFVRKGGTALEDVISQAKGLLMSQRAASAGKLPRVLYVEDSEQNRDIVRRYLGGLYDLIEAEDGEQGLERARADVPDLILMDLSLPRLDGWEVTRRLRALPDGQNVPVIAVTAHAGREYQDKAQAAGCTAYLTKPLDRDQLIETIRQYLGRSHG from the coding sequence ATGGCCAACCAACCGTTCGACGTGGCGCTCGCGGAAGCTCCGCTGAGGTACACCCTGTCGCTGCTGCTGGTGGGCAGCGAGCGCGAAACGCGCGCGATGCGCGACGCGCTGGAGCGCGAGGACATCCTCTCCATGCTCACGCTGGAGCAGGCGTGCTCGAAGGAGGCCCTGGACAAGGCGCTGGAGCGGCCGTACGCGCTGGTGCTCGCCGGGTCGCAGCTGCCGGGGCTTTCCTGGGAGGCCGTCCAGGCGACCTGGGCCCAGCGCGGGCTGTCGCTCGCGTTCGTGGTGAGCTCGCCCACCTGGGACCCGGACGTGCTGGGCGCCGCCATGCGGCTGGGGGCGCTCGACTACGTCACCGAGGACCGCTACGGCCACCTGCCCTTCATCGTCGCGCGCGAGCTGCGCCTGCACGCCGAGCGCGCCCAGCACCAGGCGACGGGCGTGGAGCTGAAGCGCACCAACTACCTGCTGAGCAACATCATCGACGCGCTGCCCTTCGTGCTGTTCGTGAAGGAGGCCGAGTCGCGCCGGCTGGTGGTGGCCAACAAGACCTTCGCGGACGCCTTCAAGGTCACCAAGGACTGGCTGCTGGGGAAGCTGGACCACGACTACTTCCCGCTTGACCAGGCGGACTCGTTCGTCGCCATCGACACGGAGATCCTCGAGACCCGGAAGATGAAGACGTTCGAGGAGGTGGCCCGCGCGGACGGCGAGGACCGCATCTTCGCCACGCGCAAGATTCCGCTGCTGGACGAGCACGGCATCGCGCGCTTCGTGATGGGCGTCACCGACGACATCACCGAGCGCAAGCAGAACGAGGCCATGCTGCGCGCCTCCAAGGAGGAGCTGGAGGCCGCCAACAAGCAACTGGCCGCCAGCCTGGAGGAGATCAAGAAGACGCGCGCGGTGTCCGCCCGGTCGCTGGCCAGCTACCAGCAGCGCGCCCTGCAGATGGAGATCATCCGTCAGCAGAACGAGGACCTGGACCGGCTGGCCCAGGAGCTCTCCGTCGCCAAGCGCAACGAGGAGGAGCGCGCGCGCGAGGCCGAGGGCGCCGTGCGACTCAAGAGCGAGTTCCTGGCGAACTTCAGCCATGAGATCCGCACCCCGCTCAACGGCATCATCGGCTACTGCGACCTGCTGATGCGCGAGGAGGGCAACCGCCTGACGCCGCACGGCCGGCGCGACCTCAACGTGGTGAAGACGAACGCCAAGACGCTGCTGGCGCTCATCAACGACATCCTGGACCTGTCCAAGATTGAAGCCGGCCGCGTGGAGGTCGTCACCGAACCGGTGGACGTGCAGGAACTGGCCGACGAGTGCATGGCCACGGTGAAGGAGTACCTGAAGGGCAAGGACGTCGCCCTCACCGTGCACGTGGACCCGGAGGCGCACGAGGTGCGCACGGACGCGCTGAAGCTGCGGCAGATCATGCTCAACCTCTTGAGCAACGCGGCCAAGTTCACCGACACGGGCGAGGTCGCCCTGACGGTGGTGCCCGCGGGCTCCGGCGAGATGCTGATGACGGTGGAGGACACCGGCGTGGGCATCCCCGCGGACCAGCTGCCCTTCATCTTCGAGAAGTTCCGCCAGGTGGACGGCTCCACCACGCGCAAGGTGGGCGGCACGGGGCTGGGGCTCGCCATCGTGCGCGAATTGACGCGCGTGCTGGGCGGCACCGTGGACGTGACGAGCACCCTGGGCCGCGGCTCCACCTTCACGGTGCGCCTGCCGGACGTGCTGGCGCGCACGGTGACCGCGAACAGCCCGCACGCGACCGAGCGCCTGGTGCCGGTGCACGACGTGGCGATGAAGCTCGCGCCCATCGCGCGGCCGGGCAGCACGGTGCTGGTGGTGGACGACGACCCGCTCATCCAGCAGCTCGTCACCGGGCAGTTGGAGCCCGCGGGCTTCAAGGTGGTGACGGCGGATGACGGCATCGCCGCGCTGAAGCTGGCGCGCGAGCTCAAGCCGCAGGCCATCATCCTGGACATCCACCTGCCCCGGATGGACGGCTGGTCCGTGCTCAGCCAGCTCAAGAGCGAGCCGGGCCTGGCCGCCATCCCCGTCATCCTCGTGTCCGTGGAGGAGCAGCGCGCGCGCGGCTTCAGCCTGGGCGCGTGCGAATACCTGGTGAAGCCGGTGGAGCCGGAGCGGCTGGTGGAGGTGGTGCAGAAGAGCCTCGCCTCCGCGGGCGCCACGTCCGCCACGGGCGACGTGCTGGTGGTGGACGACGACGCGGCCACGCGCGAGTTGGTCAGCCGCAACCTGCGCCGCGCGGGCTTCTCCACCAACGAGGCGCGCAACGGCGAGGACGCGCTGCTCAAGGCGCGCGTGTCGCCGCCGTCGCTGGTGGTGCTGGACCTGATGATGCCGAACCTGGACGGCTTCGAGGTGCTGCGCCGGCTGCGCGCGGAGAAGCTGTCCGTGCCGGTGGTGGTGCTCACCGGCAAGACGCTCACCCCGGACGAAGAGACGCTCCTGCGCGACGGCTTCGCCGGCTTCGTGCGCAAGGGCGGCACGGCCCTGGAGGACGTCATCTCCCAGGCCAAGGGGCTGCTGATGTCCCAGCGGGCCGCGAGCGCCGGCAAGCTGCCCCGCGTGCTGTACGTGGAGGACAGCGAGCAGAACCGCGACATCGTCCGCCGCTACCTGGGCGGGCTGTATGACCTCATCGAAGCGGAGGACGGCGAGCAGGGGCTGGAGCGTGCCCGTGCCGACGTGCCGGACCTCATCCTCATGGACCTGTCCCTGCCGAGGCTCGACGGCTGGGAAGTCACCCGCAGGCTCCGGGCGTTGCCGGATGGGCAGAACGTGCCCGTCATCGCCGTCACCGCCCACGCGGGGCGCGAATACCAGGACAAGGCCCAGGCGGCCGGCTGCACCGCCTACCTGACCAAGCCCCTGGATCGCGATCAGTTGATCGAGACGATTCGTCAGTACCTAGGGAGAAGCCATGGCTGA